From Pseudarthrobacter equi, a single genomic window includes:
- a CDS encoding carbohydrate ABC transporter permease codes for MSAISELSSISRRKGKATAEEKKANGRDNKAAYIFLLPWLVGLVAITIGPMLMSLYLSFTDYNLLQPPEWTGADNFIRMLSDARLHNSLRVTFTYVFVGVPLQLAVALLIALVLDKGLRGLPFYRSVFYLPSLLGGSVAVAILWKQIFGTTGLVNQVLAMFGIQGPGWISDPGTALGSIILLHVWTFGAPMIIFLAGLRQIPVMYYEAARVDGASTLQQFWRITMPMLSPIIFFNLVLQIIGSFQSFTQAFIVSGGNGGPSDSTMFFTLYLYQKGFGQFDMGYASAMAWVLLLIIGVFTAINFIASKYWVFYDD; via the coding sequence GTGAGCGCTATTAGCGAACTGAGTTCCATCAGCCGGCGGAAGGGCAAGGCCACTGCCGAGGAGAAGAAGGCCAACGGCCGGGATAACAAGGCCGCCTATATTTTCCTGTTGCCGTGGTTGGTGGGCCTGGTTGCCATCACTATCGGCCCGATGTTGATGTCGTTGTATCTGTCCTTCACTGATTACAACCTGCTCCAGCCGCCGGAATGGACCGGGGCGGATAACTTCATCCGGATGCTTTCCGATGCGCGGTTGCATAACTCGTTGCGGGTGACGTTCACGTACGTGTTCGTGGGTGTTCCGCTGCAGTTGGCGGTGGCGCTCCTGATCGCGCTGGTGCTCGATAAGGGCCTGCGTGGTTTGCCGTTTTATCGTTCGGTGTTCTATTTGCCGTCCCTGCTGGGTGGTTCGGTGGCGGTGGCGATTCTCTGGAAGCAGATCTTCGGCACTACCGGCCTGGTGAACCAGGTTTTGGCGATGTTCGGTATTCAGGGTCCGGGCTGGATCTCTGATCCCGGTACCGCGCTGGGGTCGATCATCCTGTTGCACGTGTGGACGTTCGGTGCCCCGATGATCATTTTCCTGGCGGGCCTGCGGCAGATCCCGGTGATGTATTACGAGGCGGCCAGGGTGGATGGTGCTTCGACGCTTCAGCAGTTCTGGCGGATCACGATGCCGATGCTGAGCCCGATCATCTTCTTCAACCTTGTCCTGCAGATCATCGGTTCGTTCCAGTCGTTCACGCAGGCGTTCATCGTCTCGGGCGGCAACGGCGGCCCGTCGGATTCGACGATGTTCTTCACGCTGTACCTGTACCAGAAGGGCTTCGGCCAGTTCGACATGGGCTACGCATCCGCCATGGCGTGGGTCCTGCTGCTCATCATCGGTGTCTTCACCGCCATCAACTTCATCGCTTCTAAGTATTGGGTTTTCTATGACGACTAA
- a CDS encoding carbohydrate ABC transporter permease, giving the protein MTTNLETLPASDKKSAGSGKPTNHRKPRESRGTLAFSRAQRTKSLMKHAVLILAGGLMIYPLLWMVVSSLRPNELIFREPGLWLNSLEMSNYTSGWSALTHPFGHYMLNSAIVVIGSILGNLISCSMAAYAFARLQFTGKKLFFGIMLLTIMLPFHVVIVPQYILFSQIGWVNTFWPLLVPKLLATDAFFVFLMVQFIRGIPKDLDEAARIDGAGHPRIFLRVILPLMVPALATTTIFTFIWTWNDFFGALIYLTDPDMFTVPVALRAFVDSQSATSWGSLFAMSIVSLLPVFLVFLFGQRFLIKGIATTGIK; this is encoded by the coding sequence ATGACGACTAACCTGGAGACGCTGCCCGCCTCGGACAAGAAGTCCGCAGGATCCGGTAAGCCTACGAACCACCGCAAGCCCCGCGAGTCCCGCGGCACCCTGGCCTTCAGCCGGGCGCAGCGGACCAAGTCACTGATGAAGCACGCCGTCCTCATCCTCGCCGGCGGCCTGATGATCTACCCGCTGTTGTGGATGGTCGTCTCGTCCCTGCGGCCCAACGAACTGATCTTCCGCGAACCCGGGCTGTGGCTGAACAGCCTCGAGATGAGCAACTACACCTCCGGCTGGTCCGCGCTGACCCACCCGTTCGGCCACTACATGCTCAACTCGGCCATCGTGGTGATCGGGTCCATCCTGGGCAACCTGATCTCGTGCTCCATGGCCGCGTACGCGTTCGCCCGGCTGCAGTTCACCGGCAAGAAGCTGTTCTTCGGCATCATGCTGCTGACCATCATGCTCCCGTTCCACGTGGTCATCGTCCCGCAGTACATCCTGTTCTCGCAGATCGGCTGGGTGAACACCTTCTGGCCGCTGCTGGTCCCCAAACTGCTCGCAACGGACGCGTTCTTCGTGTTCCTGATGGTCCAGTTCATCCGCGGTATCCCCAAGGACCTGGACGAGGCAGCCCGCATCGACGGCGCCGGCCACCCGCGCATCTTCCTGCGCGTCATCCTGCCGCTGATGGTCCCGGCCCTGGCCACCACCACCATCTTCACGTTCATCTGGACCTGGAACGACTTCTTCGGCGCCCTGATCTACCTCACGGACCCGGACATGTTCACCGTCCCCGTGGCCCTGCGCGCCTTCGTGGACTCCCAGTCCGCCACCAGCTGGGGCTCACTGTTCGCCATGTCCATCGTGTCCCTGCTCCCGGTCTTCCTGGTCTTCCTCTTCGGCCAACGATTCCTCATCAAAGGCATCGCCACCACCGGCATCAAGTAA